One Mesorhizobium loti genomic window carries:
- a CDS encoding transposase, whose translation MHPVQDDIVGERATIFRYYGEAYREQHDASLSTAQRRVITAIELCRTAALGGHVEQCDHCGHNRIAFNSCRDRHCPRCQSLARAQWLEDRRAELLDTQYFHVVFTLPGDIAAIAYQNKALVYRLLFRAAAETLRTIAADPKHLGAEIGFFAVLHTWGQNLLHHPHLHCVVAGGGLSADGNRWIACKPGFFLPVRVLSRLFRRLFLEHLKKAFDASQLQFFSGLQHLSERDAFRRYLAPLRKAEWVVFAKPPFAGPAQVLDYVGRYTHRVAISNNRLMDIEDNAVRFRWKDYRHGNRQKVMTVAVFIRRFLLHVLPEGFHRIRYYGFLGNRYRAQKLAHCRDLLSMPVPESSDSRPAKDYRDRYEDLTGHSLRQCPACRQGRMIIVEIFDGATGPRPYWDTS comes from the coding sequence TTGCACCCAGTTCAGGACGATATCGTTGGTGAGCGGGCCACTATCTTCCGCTACTACGGCGAAGCCTATCGCGAGCAGCATGACGCGTCGCTGTCGACCGCCCAGCGCCGCGTCATTACGGCGATCGAACTGTGCCGGACCGCCGCGCTCGGCGGGCATGTCGAGCAGTGCGATCACTGCGGCCATAACCGCATCGCCTTCAACAGCTGTCGCGATCGTCATTGCCCCCGCTGCCAGTCGCTGGCCCGCGCGCAATGGCTGGAGGATCGTCGCGCCGAACTTCTCGACACACAGTACTTTCACGTCGTCTTCACGCTGCCCGGCGACATTGCCGCCATCGCCTATCAGAACAAGGCGCTCGTCTACCGCCTGCTCTTCCGTGCCGCCGCCGAGACCCTGCGCACCATTGCTGCCGACCCCAAGCACCTGGGCGCCGAGATCGGCTTCTTCGCCGTGCTGCACACCTGGGGCCAGAACCTGCTCCATCATCCGCACCTGCATTGCGTCGTTGCCGGCGGCGGCCTGTCTGCCGACGGCAATCGATGGATCGCCTGCAAGCCCGGCTTCTTCTTGCCCGTCCGGGTGCTCTCACGCCTGTTCCGACGATTGTTCCTCGAACATCTGAAGAAAGCCTTCGACGCCAGCCAGTTGCAGTTTTTCTCTGGCCTGCAGCACCTGAGCGAGCGCGACGCCTTCCGGCGTTATTTGGCGCCGCTACGAAAGGCTGAGTGGGTCGTCTTTGCCAAGCCGCCCTTCGCTGGACCTGCCCAGGTGCTCGACTATGTCGGGCGCTATACGCACCGCGTTGCCATCTCCAACAACCGTCTCATGGACATTGAGGACAACGCCGTTCGTTTCCGCTGGAAGGACTACCGGCACGGCAATCGGCAAAAGGTCATGACCGTTGCGGTGTTCATTCGCCGCTTCTTGTTGCACGTCCTGCCCGAGGGCTTCCATCGCATCCGCTACTACGGCTTTCTCGGCAATCGCTACCGCGCGCAAAAGCTCGCCCACTGCCGCGACCTGCTCAGCATGCCGGTTCCTGAGTCATCGGACAGTCGGCCCGCAAAGGATTACCGCGACCGCTACGAGGATCTCACCGGCCATTCCCTCAGGCAATGCCCCGCCTGTCGTCAAGGCCGGATGATCATCGTCGAAATCTTCGACGGCGCCACTGGACCCCGGCCATACTGGGATACATCATGA